The Malus domestica chromosome 10, GDT2T_hap1 genome contains a region encoding:
- the LOC139188522 gene encoding uncharacterized protein: MVNPNQLALTQLPISSLIMSVGNIVTVKLDNSNYVTWNFQMDLLLEGNGIIGFVDGSISCPKKFEDNNYVAGTVDITPVISDAYKIWKIHDKALMTLIAATLSTSRIKDSKDQLVAIGVTISDEDIVIMALRGLPSKYHTIKVVIRGRESLVSLKELISQLKAEESTLDEVHKQIPLMSAMYAQGRVTYDQDVYVRIFNFVNAWISTSSTYSDNYA; the protein is encoded by the exons ATGGTGAACCCTAATCAGTTGGCTCTTACTCAATTGCCAATTTCCTCATTAATTATGAGTGTAGGCAACATTGTGACAGTGAAATTAGATAACTCTAACTATGTTACCTGGAATTTCCAAATGGATCTTCTTCTGGAAGGAAATGGTATAAttggttttgttgatggctcAATTTCTTGTCCTAAGAAATTTGAGGATAATAATTATGTGGCTGGTACTGTTGACATTACTCCAGTCATCTCTGATGCATATAAAATATGGAAGATTCATGATAAAGCTCTCATGACTCTTATTGCTGCTACTTTATCCACTTCT CGGATCAAGGATTCTAAAGATCAATTGGTTGCTATTGGAGTGACTATTTCTGATGAAGATATTGTTATTATGGCTTTACGGGGTTTACCATCTAAATACCACACCATCAAAGTTGTAATTCGTGGCAGGGAAAGTTTGGTGTCCTTGAAAGAACTCATATCTCAATTGAAGGCTGAAGAATCTACACTAGATGAAGTTCACAAGCAAATTCCTTTAATGTCTGCTATGTATGCTCAGGGTCGAGTTACATATGATCAAG ATGTCTATGTCAggattttcaactttgtcaatgCCTGGATTTCCACATCCAGTACCTATTCAGATAACTATGCCTGA